The genomic segment GCCTGATAGATAGCTTTCAGGTCGCGGGTGACGGCCTTGTAGTCCTTCCAGGAGACGAACCGCAGGCTGTTGCGCACCATATGCACGATACACAGCTGGAGCCGCGCCTCCGGATACACCGCGTTAATAGCGTCAGGGAAACCTTTCAGCCCGTCTACGCAGGCGATAAGGATATCGTTCAGGCCGCGGTTTTTCAGCTCTGTCAGCACGTTCAGCCAGAACTTTGCGCCTTCATTTTCGGCCAGCCACATACCTAGCAACTCTTTCTGGCCTTCGATGTTGATGCCCAGCGCCAGGAACACAGATTTGTTGATGATGCGGCTGTCCTGCCGGACTTTTAGAACGATACAGTCAAGATAAACAATGGGATAGACTGCATCCAGAGGCCGGTTTTGCCATTCGACAACCTGCTCCATGACCGCATCGGTGACCTTTGAGACCAGCGCCGGCGAGACATCGGCGTCATACAGCTCTTTGAACGCGGCGGCGATCTCGCGGGTGGTCATCCCTTTGGCATACAACGATAAAATCTGGTTATCCATCCCGGTAATCCGGGTCTGGTTCTTCTTCACCAGTTGCGGTTCAAAGGAACCGTCACGATCGCACGGAGTACGCAGCGCCAGCGGGCCATCGCCAGTGGTAACGGTTTTTGTGGAATAGCCGTTGCGGGCGTTGGTCTCCAGTTTAGGCTGATTTTTATCGTAGCCGAGGTGATGGGTCATTTCGGCATTGAGAGCTGCTTCGACGCTGATTTTTTTCAGCAGCCGATCGAAGTGACTGAGATCTTCAGGGGTTTTGAGATTTTTGGCCAGTTCGTTAGCCAGAGCCTGCAACTGTTTTTCGTCCATAAATTAACCTGTTTTTGATGTTGGATTGAACATATCAAAATCAGGCAAATACACAAATTTCTAAACAGGCTCCCCCTTCCTGCCGGCTGCCTGGTTGAACCGTTTGTGGGTGGTGCCACGGTTTTCCTCGATACCGACTATCACCGCTATGTGCTGGCGGACATTAACCCGGACCTTATCAATTTCTACCAAACGGTCGTTGATAGCCCGGAAAGCGTCATGAAAGTGGCGCGTCAACTGTTCAAACACAGTAACAACTCATTTGAGTATGACTATCACCGCATCATATTTAATCAAAGTTCCGTGGGCAATGTAAATAGGGCTGCCCTGTTTCTTTACCTGAACCGTCATTGCTACAACGGCCTGTGCCGCTACAACCTGCGGGGCGAATTTAACGTACCGTATGGACATTACAAGAAGCCCTATTTCCCCGAGGCGGAAATCCGTCTGTTCGCCGAAAAGGCGCGCTATACCCATGCCCGGTTTGTCTACCTGCCCTTTGAGGAAACATTGGCGTTTCATGTAGATGAACACTGCGTTGTTT from the Candidatus Sodalis pierantonius str. SOPE genome contains:
- a CDS encoding IS256-like element ISSoEn2 family transposase, translated to MDEKQLQALANELAKNLKTPEDLSHFDRLLKKISVEAALNAEMTHHLGYDKNQPKLETNARNGYSTKTVTTGDGPLALRTPCDRDGSFEPQLVKKNQTRITGMDNQILSLYAKGMTTREIAAAFKELYDADVSPALVSKVTDAVMEQVVEWQNRPLDAVYPIVYLDCIVLKVRQDSRIINKSVFLALGINIEGQKELLGMWLAENEGAKFWLNVLTELKNRGLNDILIACVDGLKGFPDAINAVYPEARLQLCIVHMVRNSLRFVSWKDYKAVTRDLKAIYQAPTEEAGLQALEAFSSAWDIRYPQISRSWQANWANLATFFAYPTDIRKVIYTTNAIESLNSVIRHAIKKRKVFPTDDAVKKVVWLAIQAASQKWTMPLRDWRMAMSRFIIEFGDRLDGHF
- a CDS encoding DNA adenine methylase, with amino-acid sequence MHKFLNRLPLPAGCLVEPFVGGATVFLDTDYHRYVLADINPDLINFYQTVVDSPESVMKVARQLFKHSNNSFEYDYHRIIFNQSSVGNVNRAALFLYLNRHCYNGLCRYNLRGEFNVPYGHYKKPYFPEAEIRLFAEKARYTHARFVYLPFEETLAFHVDEHCVVYADPPYFPPEDKDGFTGYYIEPFRDEEHQALADALIETHRRRGVPVVLLGRNVPKTHAAYRDFTFHYTHTHYSIAAKGASRGKAGEVIATLPVRQSRPSTSEADGFLTDEWLEFV